DNA sequence from the Streptomyces sp. CA-210063 genome:
GTCGGTGCGGGCGTCGAGGAACAGGGTCAGGGTCGTGCAGCCGCTGAACCGGAGCACCGACCCGTCGGCGCGGAGGTCACCGTCGCTCTGCACGGCCCGGACGGTGCACGCGTGCTTGAGCCCGTTGCCCATGACACCGCTGAAGGCGATTCGCCCGGCATCGGCGTCGACGGTCGTGGGGGCCTTGTCCTGTCCGGACGTCAGCGAGATCGCTCCGGAGAGCGCCCGGGCACCGTCAGAGGTGTACCGGAAGACCATGACGTCCGCGGACCGGCCGGCGAAGGCTTCGCGCAGGACACGTCGTCCCGGCGCGCCGAAGCGGGTGACGTGGACACCTTCAACGAAGTCGAGGGTGCGCTGGTAGTCGACGACCGTGCGCTGCGTGCGCGTGTCGAAGCCCTTGCCTTCCAGCGCGATCTCCGCGATCTGGAAGCCTGTGGAGGAGGCGCCGGGGGTCAGGGTGAGCCGGTAGACGCGGTAGGCCGTGCTGTTGGTGATCCGGAAGGTCCGTCTCTCGCCGCGGCCGGCGAAGGGCGCCCCGGGGTTCTGCGTGTCGAGGGTCACCCAAGCATGCCCGTCCTGCGACGCCTCCAGTGCCCATCGCCGGGGGTCGTCCTGCGGACGGTCGGGGGCCGCCGTCAGCGTGTACGAGGTGACGGCGACCGCTCGGGGCAGGTCGGCCTGCCAGACGACCGCCGGCGCGGCGGCGTCGACCCGCCAGACCGTGGCCGGATCGCGGTCCACCGAACTCGAGATGTCCGTGGCCTGGGACCCGGTCCCGCCGCCGGATCCCTTGGAGTGCCCGCTCGGCGACGACAGGTATATCGAACCGCCCCCGCCGAGGTCGGCGCCGGACAGACCGATCTCGCTCAGCTGGAAGTGGCTGACCCCTGGTTTGGGGACGAAGTCGAACCGGTAGAAGCGGTAGGCCGCGGTGTTGTCACAGGTGAATGCCCTTGTCTGGCCGCGGCTCTCGAAGGGCGCCGCCAGAGTGCGGCTGTCCAGCGTGGTCCAGGTGGCGCCGTCGGCGGAACCGGACAGCGTCCATTCCTGCGGGTCGCGCTGCGGCACGTCGTTGGCACTGGTCAGACTGTAGGACGCGACCGCGACTGGGGCGGGGAGCTCGGCCTGCCACTGCACCTTCGAGCCTGGCCCCACGATGCACCACTTGGTGCTCGAGTTGCCGTCGTACGTCTTGTCGACACCCTCCGACGAGGAGGTGTTGTACGGTCCCCCCGGGGCCGTGACCTTCGCACGGGGAGCGAAGGAAACGACGACGTTACCGAAGTTCCGGTACGAGCCGAAGCCGGTCATGCCGGTGTCGAATGCGCTGTCCGGCTTGCCCGCGAGGGCGTTGTCGTAGTTGTTGACACCGCCCCAAAGACTCTGCTCGTTGAACTGGATGCGCTCCTCGTAGGGATCGGCGAAGAGCATGGCGCCGAGCCGGCCGTTGCCGATCGGCAGGGCCTGCGACTGCCAGTCCGTGGCAGGGACGGAATACTTCAGCGCCTTGCGCGACAAGGTCGGCCATTGGACAGCCGCCGGCGCGTCGGTCTCTGCGACGGCCTGTCCCGCAGAGGTTACGCCGGTCAGCTGAGTGATCAGAGGTGCCAGGGCGAGGGCACCGCCGAACTTGAGGACGCTTCGTCGCTGCGGTTGGGATTCATTGATCACAGTGAGATCTCCCAGGGCACATTCATCGGCTCTTTCACGGGGGAGTGACAGCCGCATCAAGATCTATCGAGGGCGTTGTCATCTTTGCGGGACGATAGATCCGATGTCTAGAGGTGTGCACCACCGACTCACCTGGCACCGTCCGTTGCCTACCGCGGCGCGTCGCGCGCCTCCCGTGTGCGTCGCCCCCGGGCAGGGAGCGCACTAGCAGCAGTCGCCACGGCGGGCCGACAGGTGGCCCTGCGGGGGATGAATCGGCATAGATGCGGTCACCTGGCTGGATAACTGACCATGCCCGCCGGTTCCGGGCAACGGCGCCGGATACAACCTGGCAATCCGGCCTCGACATCACCGCCCTGCTGAGGGGCCCGATAAACAGAGCAGCAGCAATGCCGACGGTCGTAGGCACCGTACACGGTGCCTCACCATCGCTCGTGGCTGCGCAGTCAGACAGTCGGCTCCGGCGACGCCGGCGCGCTGATGTGCCGCTTGAGGATCTTGCCGCTCGGCCCCATCGGCAACGTGTCCATGAGCCACACAGCACGGGGGTACTTGTGGCCGCGACCCGGTCCTTGACGTACTGCCGCAGTTCCTCGGCCGTGGCCTGGACCCCCGGGCGCAGGACCACCGCGGCCGCGATCTCCTCGCCGAGTTCCTGATGCGGTACACCCACCACCGCGGCGAGGGCGACGGCCGGGTGCTCGTGCAGAACCTCCTCGACCTCGCGCGGGTAGACGTTGTAGCCGCCGCGGATGATCATGTCCTTCTTCCGGTCGACTATGTAGAGGTAGCCGTCCTCGTCCCGCCGGGCCAGGTCGCCGGTGCGCAGCCAGCCGTCCGGGATGGCGATCGCCGTCTCCTCGGGACGGTTCCAGTAGCCCTTCATCAGGTTGGGACCGCGCACGGCCAGCTCGCCGATCTCCCCGGGGGCGACGTCCTGACCCATGTCGTCCAGCAGCCGGACCTCCACGTCCTGGATCGGGGTGCCGATCGAGCTGGCCTTGCGGGGCCGGTCGAGATGGTTGAACGTCACCACCGGACTCGTCTCGGACATGCCGAAGCCCTCCAGCACCGCGCAGCCGAAGCGCTCCTCGAAGCCGCGCAGCACCTCCACCGGCAGGGATGCGCCGCCGGAGACGCACATCCGCAGCGTCGACACGTCCGCGTCCGTCGGGTGCTGCAGCAGGGCCGCGTACATGGTCGGCACGCCCCCGAAGACCGTCGCCCGGTCGCGGACTATGGCGTCCAGTACGGTCTGCGGGTCGAAGCGCGGGATGAGCGTGAGCGAGGCGCCGCTGCAGACGGCCACGCTCATCGTGCAGATCTGGCCGAAGATATGGAACAGAGGCAGACAGCCCACCACCACGTCGTCCGCCGTCATCCGCTGGACGTGCACCTCATTGGCCTCGGTGTTGTGCCGCAGTCCGCCGTGGGTGAGCGCGGCGCCCTTGGGCTTGCCGGTGGTGCCGGACGTGTACAGCAGGACAGCCACGTCGTCGTCCGCCGTCCGCGCCACCTCGCTCAGCGGCTCGTGCCCGGCCAGCAGCGCGGCGAAGGACGAAGACTCCACTGCCACGCGCCGTACCCCGGCGGCAGCCGCTCCCTGCACGCCCTCTCCCGGCGCCTGGTGCCATTCGAAGAGCAGCACGGCGCCTGAGTCGCTGAGATGGTACGCGGTCTCCCGCTCCTTCAGCAGCGGGTTCTACGGCACCACGATCGCGCCGGCCCGGAGCGCGCCGTAGTAGAGCACGACGAACTCGGGGACGTTCGGAAGCATCAGGGCGACCCGGTCTCCGGGCCGTACGCCTTCGGCCCGCAGCAGCGCGGCCGCACAGGCGCTGCTTTCGTCCAGCTCCGTGTAGGAGGTGATGTGCGACCCCAGCCGCAGTGCGGGCCGTTCCGGCTGCCGGGCCGCCGTCTGCACCAGAAATTCCGCCAGATTCGCCATGACCGCCTCCACGAACTCACCGTTGAAATCCGTTGTTCACGTGGGCGCCATCGTGCTTCGAACCACCGCCGTCGCCTATGGGCCGCGCGACACCATCACCCGCCCACAACTGTTCCCACGAACAAGACAGGCGCATTAAGCTGCGGTGATGGACCTTGCCGACGTGATCGCGGCGATCCACGAGCGGCTTCCCGAGCTGGGTGAGCGGATCGCGGAACGCATTCGCGCGGACGTCCCCGCGTATGCGGATGAGTCACTCATCCCGTTCGACTCGCTGCGCCGGTCCTGCACCGCGAACGCGGACCTGGTCCTGAGGCATCTGCGCCGTTCCGGCGCACCGGATCCCGGCCCCGCCCGGGAGACCGGCAGGATCCGCGCCGAGCAGGGCATGCCGCTGGCGGACATCCTGCACGCGTACCGGATCGGCTTCGAGTTCGTGTGGTCGGAAATCCTCACCCAGGCACGCACCCACACCACGGTCCCCGACGCACAACTCGTGGACCGGTCAGCGGAGATCTGGCACCTGTTCGGGCTCTATGCCGAGGCCGTGGCGGCCGCACACCGGGAGACCACCGCCGAGCTGGCCGTGCAGCGCGGCGCCCGGCGCTCGGCACTGGTCGAGGCGCTGTTCTCCGGTGTGATCGCCGACCGCATCACACTGTGGGACGCGGCCCGCGAACTCGGTTTGCCGGAACGCGGCCCCTACTGTGTCGTCGCGGCGGCCGCAGACTCCCCCGGCGAGGAACCTCTGCCGGGCGTGGAAGCCTCGCTGCGCCATGCACACCTGCCCTCGGCCTGGCGGCTGTTGGCGGATCAGCAGATCGGCCTCATCGCCGTCGGCGCACCGGAGGCGGAGGCCACCGGCCTGCGCATCCTGCGCCGGGCCGGCGCCCGCGCGGGGGTCAGTCCCCGCTTTTCCTCGCTGCGGGACACACCACAAGCCCTGCGCTTCGCCCGGCTGGCCCTGGCGGGACTGCCGGGCGGCGGCCCGGGCGTCGCCCGCTTCGACGACAATCCCCTCGCCATGCTCGTCGCCGCCGCCCCCGCGGAGGCCACTCACCTGATGAACGTGGTCCTGAAGCCCGTACTCGACCTACCGGGCCTCGAACGCACGCGTCTCCTGGACACCCTGGAGCACTGGTTCGACGCCGGCAGCTCCGCCGCGACCACGGCGCAACGCCTCTACGTCCACCCCAACACAGTCCGCTACCGCCTGCGCCGCGTCGAGGAGCTGACCGGACGTTCCCTCTCGGATCCCCATACGGTGGCGGACCTCGGCGCCGCGCTGCTGGCTGCTCGAAGCCCGGCGGCGGGGCGAACCCCGGCCACCGACCAGACAGCATCGACTGCATGACCTGGCGCGAACGACAAGGACACCGTGTCGCTCCCCGCTTCCGGGGGATTCAGGCGTGACGGGTCCATCAGCAGCGTCGAGACCGGACGACCGCAGGCTTCCTCCGCCGTGCGCCCCAGCAGATACCTGGCGCCACTCGATCAACTGCGGACGGTTCCTGCTGCGTCGAACAAGATGGCCGCAATGTATCCGGCGGCCGCCGAGGGCACGGCCGGATCGGTCCCGGGGAGACGGCGGCATCGCGCGAGCAGGCTCCGCAGTGACCGACGCTCCTGACCTTTCGGGCCGGGGTGTGAAGGCGATTCTGGAGGCTCTCGGACGCTGCCTCGGAGTTACGTGACGATCACTGCAACGGCCACGGTGCCGTCGATGATCTATTCGGGATCGGCGTGCCTACTGACCAATGACCGCCCCACTGCCCGCCGACCTTGTCGTTGGTGGGCCATGACGCTCGCCGAGTACGGGCCAGTGATCCTCTGGTTCGGACCGGCAGGCGGAGGTACCCGAGGATTCGGCATCGGCTGTGCGATCACTGTCCTGGCCGGCACCCCAGGACGCACTCGGGGATCCGCCGTAGAAGCCTCTGTACCGGAATTACTGGGTTCGCTGCAGCTCGATCACCGGGATGACCCGGCTGGTCTGGCGCTGGAACTCGGCGTACGCCGGCTGGACAGCGGACTGCTTGGCGTAGATCTCGTCCCGCTCGGCACCCGTGAGCGCCCTCGCGACCACCGGAAATGTATCGGTGCCGAACTCGACGATGGTCGTCGGGTGGGCCACCAAGTTGTAGTACCACGCCGGGTGCTCGTCGGCACCGGCCCTGCTGGCGAAGACGAAGAGCCGGTCGTCCTGGCAGAACGGGACCAGTGGCGTTGTACGTTCGATGCCGGACCTCACGCCGATGTGGTGGACCAAGATCAGCGACAAGCCCTTGTACACGCCGCCGACGTTCCCGCCGTTCGCCCGGAACTCGGCGATCACGGCGCTGTTCCACGCATCCGAAGAGACGTTCCCCGGCTGGTTCAAGTCAATCGTCTCTTCCATGACACCGACCATATG
Encoded proteins:
- a CDS encoding PucR family transcriptional regulator; the protein is MDLADVIAAIHERLPELGERIAERIRADVPAYADESLIPFDSLRRSCTANADLVLRHLRRSGAPDPGPARETGRIRAEQGMPLADILHAYRIGFEFVWSEILTQARTHTTVPDAQLVDRSAEIWHLFGLYAEAVAAAHRETTAELAVQRGARRSALVEALFSGVIADRITLWDAARELGLPERGPYCVVAAAADSPGEEPLPGVEASLRHAHLPSAWRLLADQQIGLIAVGAPEAEATGLRILRRAGARAGVSPRFSSLRDTPQALRFARLALAGLPGGGPGVARFDDNPLAMLVAAAPAEATHLMNVVLKPVLDLPGLERTRLLDTLEHWFDAGSSAATTAQRLYVHPNTVRYRLRRVEELTGRSLSDPHTVADLGAALLAARSPAAGRTPATDQTASTA
- a CDS encoding nitroreductase family deazaflavin-dependent oxidoreductase yields the protein MEETIDLNQPGNVSSDAWNSAVIAEFRANGGNVGGVYKGLSLILVHHIGVRSGIERTTPLVPFCQDDRLFVFASRAGADEHPAWYYNLVAHPTTIVEFGTDTFPVVARALTGAERDEIYAKQSAVQPAYAEFQRQTSRVIPVIELQRTQ